A single window of Thalassoroseus pseudoceratinae DNA harbors:
- a CDS encoding DUF4129 domain-containing protein: MAKRKPTQTLADYVAIAISPALIMLLVGSLAFFLLDVMYHGDHAGRFRWVLGWFVFAAVLISRIAIEQGSEQAFVYTAAFWIAILLVVMRFLDNPLVGVALLGIVWWCTKQLTYDCTLIDDSQDASGEGLLQVAGIDESSTDTSSDEEITERNDDSPKRPHSPGLWVVYFSLAALPIFGIGQAFIPRSDESTRDGAFRLLWVYVAAGIGLLLTTSFLGLRRYLRQRRLTMPKSVTATWLSMGVGLALAVLILTVLLPRPNAAYSISNVVDEVSERIGQASDYAMNSDDAGEGEGRAAGKEDESAKDGSRGSEGEQPSEHGESEKPQGGDGEKDGQGENNGNGQNSSPNGDGEEEDKKAEESNQSNSQGSPKDDEGEAENDSASESSPTPGQELGQSIQETVTKLAKIVIYGILAVVVIVLLVRYWEFVVNAIRKFLADLASLFGGRSEQKPSAATLQSETEYRPPPKPFASFRNPFHSGMASSMPPEELLRYTFAALEAWGNECGVPRPTEMTALEYAAQLGQAEPEIASPARELARLYTQAAYSSRPLPNDVTSRVEKIWASLERTPTTA; encoded by the coding sequence ATGGCCAAACGCAAACCGACACAAACGCTTGCCGACTACGTGGCGATCGCCATCAGCCCGGCACTGATCATGTTGCTTGTGGGGAGTTTGGCGTTTTTTCTCCTCGATGTGATGTATCACGGCGATCACGCGGGGCGATTCCGCTGGGTCTTGGGTTGGTTCGTCTTTGCGGCGGTGCTGATTTCTCGCATCGCAATCGAGCAAGGCTCCGAACAGGCCTTCGTCTACACAGCGGCGTTTTGGATCGCGATCTTACTCGTCGTGATGCGGTTTCTCGATAATCCGTTGGTCGGCGTGGCATTGCTGGGAATTGTGTGGTGGTGCACGAAACAATTGACCTACGACTGCACCTTGATCGACGATTCCCAAGACGCTTCCGGTGAGGGACTGTTGCAAGTCGCGGGCATCGACGAGTCGTCAACAGACACATCGTCTGACGAAGAAATCACCGAGCGTAATGACGACTCCCCCAAACGCCCGCATTCTCCCGGACTGTGGGTAGTCTATTTTTCGCTGGCGGCGTTGCCGATTTTCGGCATCGGTCAGGCGTTCATTCCGCGATCCGATGAGTCAACCAGAGACGGTGCATTCCGTCTATTGTGGGTCTACGTGGCAGCGGGAATCGGGTTATTGCTGACAACAAGTTTTCTCGGGCTGCGGCGTTATTTGCGACAACGTCGGCTCACGATGCCGAAATCGGTGACGGCGACGTGGCTCTCTATGGGCGTCGGTTTGGCACTCGCGGTCCTGATTCTTACCGTGTTGCTTCCACGCCCGAACGCAGCGTATTCGATTTCCAATGTCGTCGATGAAGTCAGCGAACGAATCGGGCAGGCGTCCGACTACGCCATGAACAGCGACGACGCCGGCGAGGGCGAAGGTCGAGCGGCAGGTAAAGAAGACGAATCCGCGAAAGACGGTTCGCGGGGGTCGGAAGGCGAACAACCCAGCGAGCACGGTGAATCCGAGAAGCCGCAGGGTGGCGACGGTGAAAAAGATGGTCAAGGCGAGAACAACGGCAATGGGCAAAATTCCTCCCCCAATGGGGACGGCGAAGAGGAAGACAAAAAGGCCGAAGAATCGAACCAATCCAACAGTCAAGGATCGCCAAAGGACGATGAAGGTGAAGCGGAGAACGATTCTGCGTCGGAGTCCTCTCCAACTCCCGGCCAAGAGTTGGGGCAATCCATCCAGGAAACCGTCACCAAGTTGGCGAAAATCGTGATCTATGGGATTCTGGCGGTTGTTGTCATTGTCCTGCTGGTTCGCTATTGGGAATTCGTCGTCAACGCGATTCGCAAATTCCTGGCGGACTTGGCGAGTTTGTTCGGTGGACGATCAGAGCAAAAACCATCGGCGGCGACTTTGCAATCGGAAACCGAATATCGCCCGCCTCCGAAACCGTTCGCGAGTTTTCGCAATCCGTTTCACTCGGGGATGGCGAGTTCGATGCCACCGGAAGAGTTGCTGCGTTACACCTTCGCGGCGTTGGAAGCCTGGGGCAACGAGTGCGGCGTGCCGCGTCCGACCGAGATGACCGCTCTCGAATACGCCGCGCAACTCGGTCAAGCGGAACCGGAAATCGCCAGCCCCGCTCGGGAACTCGCTCGACTTTACACTCAAGCAGCGTACTCGTCCCGACCACTGCCGAACGATGTCACAAGTCGCGTGGAAAAAATCTGGGCATCGCTGGAACGCACACCCACGACGGCTTGA
- a CDS encoding RNA polymerase sigma factor — translation MTDSELDLNTLTDAELVERYRETGDEAAASTLHDRYLLRLMNLVGQHLSRKFNPRLGPEDVVQSVFRSMFRLTRAGRFEFDGENDFWKLLLTMALNKVRNKVRREQADKRDLAKETGNTQSPAIQGYAISRFGDPLSPAEVVEFADTLEYVLQNLTEEEQQLIQMRMEGLTQKEIAEKMGVDARTIRRRFASIRDRGANLLGIETPE, via the coding sequence ATGACGGACTCTGAACTGGACTTGAACACACTCACCGACGCCGAACTCGTCGAACGTTATCGCGAAACCGGTGACGAAGCCGCCGCTTCGACGCTGCATGATCGCTATTTGTTGCGGCTGATGAATCTCGTCGGGCAACATCTCTCGCGGAAATTCAACCCACGACTTGGCCCGGAAGACGTGGTGCAGAGCGTGTTTCGTTCAATGTTCCGCCTCACGCGAGCCGGACGGTTTGAATTCGATGGCGAAAATGATTTTTGGAAACTGCTGCTGACGATGGCCTTAAACAAGGTCCGAAACAAAGTCCGTCGGGAACAGGCTGACAAACGCGATCTCGCCAAGGAAACCGGGAATACGCAGTCACCTGCCATCCAGGGGTATGCGATCAGCCGGTTTGGTGATCCGCTCTCGCCCGCCGAAGTCGTCGAGTTCGCCGACACGCTGGAATACGTGCTGCAAAATCTCACCGAGGAAGAACAGCAGCTCATCCAAATGCGAATGGAAGGACTCACGCAGAAAGAAATCGCCGAGAAGATGGGCGTCGACGCCCGCACCATCCGCCGCCGTTTTGCGAGCATCCGTGACCGCGGAGCGAATCTGCTGGGCATCGAAACGCCCGAGTGA
- a CDS encoding ABC transporter ATP-binding protein produces MIETQSLTKKYGDLVAVNEINLNLKEGDVFGFIGPNGSGKTTTMRMIATLLNPDYGEAYVCGKSIYTHPQEIRRLVGYMPDFFGVYDDMTVIEYLEFFAATYRIDGPARRKVCEEKLELVDLSFKRDAYASQLSRGQTQRLGLARTLLHEPQVLLLDEPASGLDPRARIEIRGLLKRLGETNKTIVVSSHILPELADVCTRVGMIEKGNLIIDDYVKEVMRKARETITLDIRVTTDSEGAAKLLEGHDSVASITMQGETIRAYLDRETLDYSTLPTMLIEAGYRIQMFREEDVNLETAFMELTKGVQQ; encoded by the coding sequence ATGATTGAAACGCAGAGTCTCACCAAGAAATATGGGGATTTGGTCGCCGTCAACGAGATCAATTTGAATCTCAAGGAAGGCGATGTGTTCGGGTTCATCGGTCCGAACGGGTCGGGCAAGACGACCACCATGCGGATGATCGCGACGCTGCTCAATCCGGATTACGGCGAAGCGTACGTTTGCGGAAAGAGTATCTACACGCATCCGCAAGAAATTCGCCGGCTGGTCGGTTACATGCCGGACTTTTTTGGTGTGTACGATGATATGACCGTCATCGAATACCTCGAATTTTTCGCCGCCACCTACCGCATCGACGGACCGGCCCGGCGGAAAGTCTGTGAGGAAAAGCTCGAATTGGTCGACCTGTCGTTCAAACGCGATGCGTACGCCAGCCAACTGTCGCGGGGGCAAACGCAGCGTCTCGGTTTGGCACGCACGTTATTACATGAACCGCAGGTGTTGTTGCTGGACGAACCGGCGAGCGGTCTGGACCCGCGTGCACGGATCGAAATTCGCGGACTGCTCAAACGGCTGGGCGAAACGAACAAAACCATCGTCGTGTCCAGCCACATTCTGCCAGAATTGGCTGATGTCTGTACGCGGGTCGGCATGATCGAGAAGGGCAACTTGATCATTGACGACTATGTGAAGGAAGTCATGCGGAAGGCTCGAGAGACGATCACGCTCGACATCCGTGTAACCACCGATTCCGAAGGGGCCGCCAAACTGTTGGAAGGACACGATTCCGTTGCGTCGATCACGATGCAAGGCGAAACGATTCGGGCATATCTGGACCGCGAAACGCTCGATTACAGCACGCTCCCGACGATGTTGATCGAAGCCGGCTATCGCATCCAAATGTTCCGCGAAGAAGACGTGAACCTTGAAACCGCGTTCATGGAATTGACCAAGGGCGTGCAGCAGTAG
- a CDS encoding DUF1501 domain-containing protein, whose product MNFPVSHQRRTFLSTGTAGIGAAVLASYLRSRSMAEESRQTERWQGVVSPLHHAPRAKRIIYLGMAGGPSHLETLDDKPKLAEMHGKPMPAELTKGQPIAQLQGRQLKCFAPQVKFQSFGDSGQRMAEVFPKMGAVADDLCIVNSMVTEAINHDPAHTYMNTGSLISGRPSMGSWLNYGLGSENESLPGFVVLTSVGKFGQAQPIAARQWHSGFLPSRFQGVEFRSTGDPVSYVGNPPGVTRERQADIVQTVNRLNALGDGFLQNPEVATRIQAYETAFQMQRSIPELVDLSGEPKHIFDLYGTKGGDGSFAANCLLARRLAERGVRFVQLYHRAWDHHGGIQRAIKGTAGEVDQACAALITDLKQRDMLKDTLVIWGGEFGRTPMAQGNGRDHHIKGFSLWMAGGGIRGGITHGATDDFGYNSVENIVHVNDFHATILHLLGIDHKKLTFKFQGRDFRLTDVGGHVVEPLMA is encoded by the coding sequence ATGAATTTCCCGGTGAGTCATCAGCGTCGTACGTTCCTCTCGACAGGGACGGCGGGGATCGGGGCCGCTGTGTTGGCGTCGTACTTGCGATCCCGGTCGATGGCTGAGGAATCTCGTCAGACCGAACGATGGCAAGGTGTCGTGAGTCCGCTGCATCATGCTCCGAGAGCGAAACGCATCATTTATCTCGGTATGGCCGGTGGGCCAAGTCATTTGGAAACGCTCGATGACAAACCCAAGCTCGCCGAGATGCACGGCAAACCGATGCCGGCGGAATTGACCAAAGGCCAGCCGATCGCGCAGTTGCAGGGACGACAGCTCAAGTGTTTCGCCCCGCAGGTGAAGTTCCAAAGTTTCGGCGATTCCGGCCAACGCATGGCTGAGGTGTTTCCCAAAATGGGAGCGGTCGCCGACGATTTGTGCATCGTGAATTCAATGGTTACCGAGGCGATCAACCATGACCCGGCTCACACCTACATGAATACCGGTTCGCTGATTTCCGGACGACCCAGCATGGGAAGTTGGCTCAACTACGGTCTCGGTAGTGAGAATGAAAGTCTGCCGGGATTCGTGGTGCTGACATCCGTCGGGAAATTCGGCCAAGCCCAACCGATTGCCGCTCGACAATGGCACAGTGGATTCTTGCCGAGCCGGTTCCAAGGTGTGGAGTTTCGCTCAACGGGCGATCCGGTTTCGTATGTCGGTAATCCGCCCGGTGTTACCCGCGAACGGCAAGCCGACATTGTGCAGACCGTCAACCGGTTGAACGCCCTGGGCGACGGTTTCCTGCAAAACCCTGAAGTCGCGACACGCATTCAGGCCTATGAAACTGCGTTCCAGATGCAGCGAAGTATTCCGGAACTCGTCGATCTTTCCGGCGAACCGAAACACATTTTCGATCTCTATGGAACCAAGGGCGGCGATGGTTCTTTCGCAGCGAACTGTCTACTCGCCCGCCGATTGGCGGAACGGGGCGTGCGGTTCGTGCAGTTGTATCACCGAGCATGGGACCATCATGGCGGCATTCAGCGAGCGATCAAGGGCACGGCGGGCGAAGTCGACCAAGCCTGTGCCGCCCTCATCACCGACTTGAAACAACGTGACATGCTCAAAGATACCCTGGTCATTTGGGGCGGTGAATTCGGTCGCACGCCGATGGCACAGGGGAACGGCCGCGATCATCACATCAAAGGATTTAGTCTCTGGATGGCGGGCGGCGGAATTCGTGGCGGAATCACTCACGGTGCGACCGATGATTTCGGTTATAATTCCGTGGAGAACATCGTCCATGTCAACGATTTCCACGCCACGATTTTGCACCTGCTCGGGATTGATCACAAAAAACTGACCTTCAAATTCCAAGGCCGAGACTTTCGTCTGACCGATGTCGGCGGGCACGTGGTCGAACCGTTGATGGCATGA
- a CDS encoding DUF1569 domain-containing protein has translation MGWKKSSRRTLHFDSISEIRSEINRLASANIRTIGNWSFAQILDHLASAMEASFDGFNFKSPWFVRSIAGPMVKKRFLTKPMPAGFKLPKRATQILPDKGVDRTASLSRIFAVLDRFEHEEPRQPHPVFGRLTPAESIQLHCRHAELHLSFVVPQTDAATEAAMPVESGTPDKSP, from the coding sequence ATGGGCTGGAAAAAGTCTTCGCGGCGAACGTTGCACTTCGATTCGATCAGTGAGATCCGCAGCGAGATTAACCGCCTCGCGAGTGCAAATATCAGAACGATCGGGAATTGGTCATTTGCTCAAATTCTGGACCATCTCGCGAGTGCGATGGAAGCTTCCTTTGACGGCTTCAACTTCAAGTCGCCATGGTTCGTGCGGTCGATCGCGGGACCGATGGTGAAAAAGCGTTTTCTGACCAAACCGATGCCTGCGGGCTTCAAACTCCCGAAACGCGCGACACAGATTCTTCCCGATAAAGGAGTGGATCGAACGGCCTCGTTGAGCCGGATTTTCGCGGTGCTTGATCGCTTCGAGCACGAAGAACCCCGCCAACCACATCCGGTGTTCGGCCGACTGACACCCGCAGAGTCAATCCAACTGCACTGCCGACACGCCGAATTGCACCTGAGTTTCGTTGTCCCCCAAACCGACGCAGCGACAGAAGCCGCGATGCCGGTCGAGTCTGGAACACCGGACAAATCACCGTGA
- a CDS encoding EF-hand domain-containing protein, which produces MRFEKLSWFAALAMVVCTAQAFAQPGGDRERRGDREGRERGERGERGEGRGFGNRGFRPPPNPIVEAIDKDKNGSLSAEEIKNAVAALKTLDKNDDGEISREEMRPEGPGRFGQGGPRPDFNPEDFAKNFVSRMLDQNDKNKDGKIAKSEVTGRFAENFDRGDTNKDGFIDKAEMEAMAKQMAERFGRGRGEGGRGRGPRGEGEGNRPPRGPRRPAVESADDL; this is translated from the coding sequence ATGCGTTTTGAAAAACTCAGTTGGTTCGCAGCGTTGGCAATGGTTGTTTGTACCGCTCAGGCGTTTGCTCAACCCGGTGGTGACCGGGAACGTCGTGGTGACCGAGAAGGGCGTGAACGTGGCGAGCGAGGTGAACGTGGAGAAGGCCGTGGGTTCGGGAATCGCGGCTTCCGTCCGCCGCCAAACCCAATCGTTGAAGCCATCGACAAAGACAAGAACGGCAGCTTGTCGGCCGAGGAAATCAAAAACGCGGTCGCCGCTCTGAAAACCCTCGACAAAAACGACGACGGCGAAATCAGCCGCGAAGAAATGCGACCAGAAGGCCCTGGCCGCTTCGGTCAAGGCGGTCCCCGTCCTGACTTCAATCCTGAAGACTTTGCGAAGAACTTCGTAAGCCGTATGCTCGATCAAAACGACAAGAACAAAGACGGCAAAATCGCCAAGAGCGAAGTCACCGGTCGTTTCGCCGAGAACTTCGATCGTGGCGACACCAACAAAGACGGCTTCATCGACAAAGCCGAAATGGAAGCGATGGCAAAGCAAATGGCAGAACGCTTCGGTCGCGGACGCGGTGAAGGTGGCCGTGGCCGTGGACCACGCGGCGAAGGCGAAGGCAACCGCCCACCACGTGGACCTCGTCGTCCTGCAGTCGAAAGCGCAGACGATCTCTAA
- the purE gene encoding 5-(carboxyamino)imidazole ribonucleotide mutase: MSNATPIVGVIMGSQSDWDTMRHAVEMLQRFEIPYEAEVVSAHRTPERLVEYSKSACERGLSVIIAGAGGAAHLPGMVASLTTLPVLGVPVKSRALNGFDSLLSIVQMPGGVPVGTLAIGDSGAKNAALLAIRILSTHNDDLRTRLETFQQEQTETVLESAKSLE; the protein is encoded by the coding sequence ATGTCGAACGCAACGCCGATTGTGGGCGTGATCATGGGGAGCCAGTCTGATTGGGACACGATGCGTCATGCAGTGGAAATGCTCCAGCGGTTCGAAATTCCCTATGAAGCGGAAGTTGTTTCCGCGCATCGAACGCCAGAACGCTTGGTGGAATATTCCAAGTCGGCCTGTGAACGAGGGCTGAGTGTGATCATCGCTGGTGCCGGGGGAGCCGCTCACCTACCGGGCATGGTCGCATCGCTGACGACGCTGCCGGTTTTAGGAGTGCCGGTCAAAAGCCGAGCACTCAACGGGTTCGATTCGTTGCTGTCAATCGTGCAAATGCCCGGCGGCGTACCAGTTGGCACGTTGGCAATTGGCGATAGCGGGGCGAAGAACGCGGCCTTGCTGGCGATTCGGATTTTGTCCACTCACAACGACGATTTGCGGACCCGACTGGAGACGTTCCAGCAAGAGCAGACGGAAACCGTCCTCGAATCGGCGAAGAGTTTGGAGTAA
- a CDS encoding 5-(carboxyamino)imidazole ribonucleotide synthase: MNKPILPGATLGVLGSGQLGRMFALAAREMGYRIHVFSNEGDSPTGQVADREFIGDYTDSKAIAEFSQSVDVVTFEFENVPASATDTAEQFVPVRPAGAVLQTTQNRLREKTTLAKHGLPVTPFAPVRSLEELKDAIEELKTPAVLKTAAWGYDGKGQTVIKNPEDAERGWQELQTDEAILEAFIEFDCEISVVAARTMHDGNEDLRLYGPILNDHENHILDVSSVPAGIPQTTADTALDIARRVMNTLDVIGVLCVEFFKTPGEILMINELAPRPHNSGHLTIEAHATSQFEQQVRAVCGLPLGSNELLRPAAMANLLGDVWANGEPHWDHALCDPNVKLHLYGKQEPRTGRKMGHLTAYGETVEAARASVMNARTALTQPPASR; the protein is encoded by the coding sequence ATGAACAAACCGATTCTACCTGGTGCGACACTTGGAGTCCTTGGCAGCGGCCAATTGGGGCGGATGTTCGCGCTCGCGGCCCGTGAGATGGGGTACCGGATTCACGTCTTTTCCAACGAGGGCGATTCACCGACTGGCCAAGTCGCCGATCGAGAGTTCATCGGTGACTACACCGACTCCAAAGCCATTGCGGAATTCTCGCAAAGTGTGGATGTCGTGACGTTTGAATTTGAGAACGTCCCTGCGAGCGCAACCGATACCGCTGAGCAATTTGTTCCCGTGCGACCGGCCGGCGCTGTGTTGCAGACGACCCAAAACCGTCTCCGCGAGAAAACGACTTTAGCGAAACATGGACTACCAGTCACGCCGTTTGCTCCCGTGCGTTCGCTAGAAGAACTCAAGGATGCGATCGAAGAGTTGAAAACGCCCGCCGTTCTGAAAACCGCCGCCTGGGGTTACGACGGCAAAGGCCAGACCGTGATCAAGAACCCCGAAGACGCCGAACGTGGATGGCAAGAGTTGCAGACCGATGAAGCGATTCTGGAAGCGTTCATCGAATTTGATTGCGAGATCTCTGTGGTCGCCGCCCGCACCATGCATGATGGGAATGAGGATTTACGTCTTTACGGACCGATCCTGAATGATCACGAAAACCACATTCTCGATGTCTCTTCTGTTCCAGCGGGAATCCCACAAACGACGGCTGACACCGCTCTCGATATTGCTCGCCGTGTGATGAACACGCTCGATGTCATCGGCGTCTTGTGTGTGGAGTTCTTCAAGACTCCCGGCGAGATTCTCATGATCAATGAGTTGGCCCCGCGTCCGCATAACTCGGGGCATCTCACCATCGAAGCCCATGCCACGAGCCAATTCGAGCAACAAGTTCGTGCGGTCTGTGGTTTGCCGCTGGGCTCAAACGAATTGCTGCGACCGGCGGCAATGGCAAATTTGCTCGGTGATGTCTGGGCGAATGGCGAACCCCATTGGGATCACGCGCTTTGCGATCCCAACGTCAAACTCCACCTGTATGGCAAACAAGAACCACGGACCGGGCGGAAGATGGGCCATCTCACGGCGTATGGCGAGACCGTTGAGGCGGCCCGAGCATCGGTTATGAACGCACGAACCGCGTTGACTCAGCCGCCAGCTTCCCGATAG
- a CDS encoding quinone-dependent dihydroorotate dehydrogenase: MFLRPLLFQLDPETAHNATVSACRVAAKIPLLPWICERSLTFRAPELCTEVAGLRFPNPIGLAAGWDKSGKALNFLDRLGFGTVEIGSVSACPSEGNPKPRLFRLPDDRAIQVHYGLPNDGVETVADRVESARLRIPVGVNLVATNHGPQVPASSEEEILDDYATSIARVHAYADYLTLNLSCPNAEGGRDVFSEPGTLRRLLERVQPLNVACPVFLKVAPETDAKIHERWLMEIDPFECVKGFMFNLPSGQPRSLKLKTPANIWKNRPGAIAGRPVADWIDRCIASLYPRLDHSRQTIIGSGGVFSGEDAYRKIRLGASIVQIYTAMIYEGPKVVTRINRELLELLRRDGFECVQDAVGVGV; the protein is encoded by the coding sequence ATGTTTCTTCGTCCGCTCCTTTTTCAATTAGATCCGGAGACCGCTCACAATGCCACGGTCTCGGCTTGTCGTGTCGCGGCGAAAATACCGTTGCTGCCTTGGATATGCGAACGGTCCCTCACGTTCCGCGCCCCCGAACTCTGCACCGAAGTCGCGGGACTCCGGTTCCCAAATCCGATTGGACTCGCCGCTGGTTGGGACAAGAGTGGAAAGGCGTTGAACTTCCTGGATCGGCTGGGATTTGGAACGGTCGAAATTGGATCAGTTTCGGCGTGTCCGTCGGAAGGTAACCCCAAGCCGCGTTTGTTCCGTTTGCCGGACGATCGAGCGATTCAAGTCCACTATGGTTTACCGAACGATGGTGTGGAAACGGTGGCCGACCGTGTTGAATCCGCACGACTTCGAATTCCGGTGGGCGTAAACCTCGTGGCGACCAATCACGGCCCGCAGGTTCCCGCGAGTTCTGAAGAGGAAATTCTTGACGACTACGCCACGAGCATCGCCCGCGTCCACGCCTATGCGGATTATCTGACGCTGAATCTCAGTTGCCCGAATGCAGAAGGTGGGCGGGATGTGTTCTCCGAACCCGGAACGCTGCGAAGACTGCTGGAACGTGTGCAACCGTTGAACGTCGCCTGTCCGGTCTTTCTCAAAGTCGCTCCCGAGACGGATGCGAAAATTCATGAGCGGTGGTTAATGGAGATCGATCCGTTTGAATGCGTGAAAGGTTTCATGTTCAACCTGCCGTCTGGCCAACCACGCTCACTGAAACTCAAAACGCCGGCCAACATTTGGAAAAACCGTCCCGGTGCGATTGCCGGGCGTCCGGTGGCCGATTGGATCGATCGTTGCATTGCGAGTCTTTACCCGCGGTTGGATCACTCTCGACAGACCATCATTGGCAGCGGCGGTGTATTTTCGGGCGAAGATGCCTACCGCAAAATTCGTCTCGGTGCGTCGATCGTGCAAATCTACACCGCGATGATTTACGAAGGGCCCAAAGTAGTCACGAGAATCAACCGCGAACTGCTCGAACTCCTTCGACGAGACGGTTTCGAGTGCGTTCAAGATGCCGTCGGTGTTGGCGTTTGA
- a CDS encoding M20 family peptidase produces MPKETPRRRPFLPPRLRRWLVRLFLFLLIGLLLVIGVMTWRTLALSSDPISISRVTLPTIDQDAAERLAGALRFRTVASPAVFDPAEFQKLHEYLETNFPRVHAELQREVFAECSLLYRWPGKDSSATPILLMSHLDVVPVPESEEPRWSHDPWGGEIVDGFIWGRGALDVKCGVVGMLEAVEHLLKQGFQPECDVYFAFGHDEEIGGQNGNEQIAVQLRGRGVRFRFVMDEGGVIVSNAIPGLESPLALVAVAEKGYATARLSVELSENERGHSSMPPPQTAVGILAAALSKLEANPLPASFSGPVGLMLEHIGPHLPFTQRFAIANRDVLKPLVISSLSQSRSLNALLRTTTALTVVKGGHAENSLPGEAEALVNFRLKPGDTPDSVLEHVRKVVDDKRVRCELRGEPTAASYVSDHQSEDFKRIARIVRQLDSEVLVSPGLAVVATDSRHYEGLTENTYRFLPLRLSADDLKRIHGVDERISVENYLEFVQFFVLLLQDATAT; encoded by the coding sequence ATGCCGAAAGAAACACCACGTCGAAGACCATTTCTCCCACCTCGACTTCGGCGTTGGTTGGTCAGGTTGTTTTTGTTTCTCTTGATCGGTCTTCTCCTGGTGATCGGTGTGATGACGTGGCGGACGTTGGCGTTGTCTTCCGATCCGATTTCTATATCAAGGGTCACGTTGCCAACAATTGATCAAGACGCAGCCGAGCGGTTGGCGGGGGCGTTGCGGTTTCGGACGGTGGCGTCGCCGGCGGTGTTCGATCCTGCGGAATTCCAAAAACTGCACGAATACTTGGAAACGAACTTTCCACGAGTCCATGCAGAGTTGCAACGCGAGGTGTTTGCCGAGTGCAGTTTGCTCTACCGTTGGCCGGGGAAAGATTCGTCAGCCACGCCGATTCTGCTGATGTCACATCTGGATGTCGTTCCGGTGCCGGAATCGGAGGAACCGCGTTGGAGTCATGATCCGTGGGGTGGTGAGATCGTGGATGGTTTCATTTGGGGACGCGGAGCACTCGATGTGAAGTGCGGCGTGGTGGGCATGCTTGAAGCGGTCGAACATTTGCTCAAGCAAGGGTTTCAACCGGAGTGTGATGTCTATTTCGCGTTCGGGCATGATGAGGAAATCGGCGGGCAGAACGGGAACGAGCAAATTGCCGTGCAATTACGCGGACGCGGTGTGCGGTTTCGGTTTGTGATGGACGAAGGTGGCGTGATCGTCTCAAACGCGATTCCTGGTTTGGAATCCCCTCTCGCATTGGTCGCGGTTGCGGAGAAAGGGTACGCGACGGCCCGTCTCTCCGTGGAACTCTCCGAGAACGAACGCGGACACTCCTCGATGCCGCCACCGCAGACCGCGGTCGGAATTCTGGCGGCCGCACTTTCGAAGTTGGAAGCCAATCCATTGCCGGCGAGTTTCTCGGGCCCCGTTGGTCTCATGCTCGAACACATTGGCCCGCATCTTCCATTCACACAACGATTTGCCATCGCGAATCGAGACGTATTAAAACCACTCGTCATTTCGTCACTCAGTCAGTCGCGTTCGCTGAACGCCCTGCTTCGCACAACGACCGCCTTGACCGTTGTCAAAGGAGGCCACGCCGAGAATTCTCTCCCCGGTGAAGCGGAGGCTCTTGTGAATTTTCGCCTTAAACCCGGTGACACGCCCGATTCCGTGTTGGAGCACGTTCGCAAGGTCGTCGATGACAAGCGTGTTCGATGTGAACTCCGCGGTGAGCCGACAGCGGCGTCTTACGTTTCTGATCATCAATCCGAGGATTTCAAACGAATCGCACGTATCGTGCGGCAACTTGATTCCGAAGTTCTGGTATCGCCGGGGTTGGCCGTCGTTGCAACGGATTCACGTCACTACGAAGGGCTCACCGAAAATACTTATCGGTTTCTCCCACTCCGTTTGAGTGCCGACGATTTGAAACGAATTCATGGTGTCGACGAACGAATCTCCGTCGAGAATTATTTGGAGTTCGTTCAGTTCTTCGTATTGTTGTTGCAGGACGCAACCGCGACGTAA